CGAGATTTTAACGATTTTAAAGAATCGAAACTTGCAGTGCAATATGAGTGCAAATTCTCTCtagatttttttagacaatCTCACTCCTTAAGACAATACTAAGTTTGCACTTTctttaaaattgtcaaaaagaTGAAGAACAAACTTGCTACTTCTAAAACTCAAGAAAACCTACTACTTCTAAATAACTCCatggtacatttttttttggtgaataaattctatggtacaagtcaaaataaaataaacttggAGTGCATGATCCAAAAAATCTATGGTacatttttttggtgaataaattCTATGTACATTTACCTTATGTTTCCTTTGTctgttgataaaataaatattaaagaagACGACatataagtttttaaaaatgcatttcaaaaatatattgaatatttctttatttttgctaATAATATATTGAATATTTCAAGAAATGCATTAGATCAAGATTGTTTTTATCTTTCtatcacaattaaaaataaaacacataatcaaaTGTCATTTACACATACaaagtaaaaattgaaaatgtttttagGCATTTTGGACAATATTGTCACTTTCAAGCTTGAATAACACAAGTTAATTCTCACTCACTTCAACATTGGGTCCACGGGAAAAGCTCTAACAAATCTCTTTTAGTAAATTCTCAAGTACCTTTTTCATGTTCATCATCCTTTTGAATTTATTCTTGCAGCTTATACTTCAAGGAATATAAAGTTTTTACCGTGTGGCATAAACTTTATGAACTTCTTATATCAAACACATCACAACTGTTAGATTGAACATGAGTTTACATAGGTGCAGTTACTTTCTATTATTTCAAGTTTAAAGTTTACATTATACAATTTATAGTTAAATACTATGGTCTAAATTACATTAACCATGGACCGTATCcaacaaaaatcatgaaaattgtctcactttcttctttctcttcaatgGATGGCTACCACATGTAGAGAGTAAAGCGAATATAATATAACACACTTTTGGATTCATTTTGGAGGGTTCTTAGCTTGACCATAACTAACACCAAGCACATGGGGGAGACAAAATCATGTCATTATCTTAAAAtgtaccaaaaataataataccaaCATTAACAATAAGGtacatgaaaattttaaaaaaatatgaaaacaacCAAATTTCTCATCCATTCATATCTAAAAAAGATATTTagttccttttttatttataggttGTTGGGAAATATGACAACCAACCACAAATGTTAGAATCATAAAAGATAAGTTGATGGACAGCTTAAATTTTAAGCTcggtattttaatttttttttttaaagaaatactaCATTGAAATATGAATTATCTGATCTTGATTCAATAGTTGATCGAGGTTTTCACTGCATGAACACTTCATGCCTCATAGTGCAATCATCGAACTACAActtggaaagaaaaataatggaaaCGTGAAAATTGACAAATCATATCAATTATTTCCCTATCAAGTATcaattatagctcaaaatctaAAAGGTAGGTTTCACCGTCCAAAGGTGGCTatatttttatgtgtttgttcATACAAAAGACTATGATTGTTACTGACAAGCAGTAGTAGCATTTCATTTGGTTTTTTGCAACTACATGCAGACATTAAGATTTGATGGCCATGTTTCCATTGCTTAAAAAATaaccattcaaattcaaaatcaaacgtGATGCACCAATGCTGTATTCAcatgtttgttgtgttgtttatgtctTTGTACCTTGAATTTTGAGCTGACACCACTCTAAGGCCTTGTGTAAAATATTGCTTTTAAATCCAAAGagaaagttttaaattttcatgTGAGATTATTCCTTAGATCGAAATAGCTATTGTTAATATAAATTGAATTGTGTTTCTACCATTTGAAACATGGCTAACGTGCCAATTTTAATGTTTCTTTGTGATCTGTCTCAATTTTAGATCGACTATATATACAAACATTTAAGCACAAAGATATTAAGGGATAACACTTATGCTATTAATTAATGGTAAACTgagataaacaaaaatttgtgttgaattattgaaaaagaaacaagtgATCTGAGTATGATTAAGAATTTATATAGTTTTAATTTGTGTGAGCTTTGGTCGTGcttatagttttaaaaataacaaaacctATGTGCTATTTTCCATTAATAAcaatatgaaaattaatattcCAGACTAAGTTATGAAAGAAAGTTAAGTCtattgacttttttttagcTGGTGCAACTATGATATTGTACGTAAGTTTtgtcctttttaaaaaatatgatcgGTTGCAATTATGGTTGAGAGAACATGATTTTTATGTCTCTTTGACCATAATGCAGTCGTAATTTGGGACCAAATTAACTTATTCGACGAAAATTACATGTGATATAAATATCGTGGTCGGACCGCTATTTAAAACTTGTGCTAGAataatttttgggaaaaaaaggTGGACTCCACCGTCCAAAGAAGGCTATATATTTATGTGCTTCTCCTCACTACACATTAAGGTGTTAAGTTAAAAGGAACTTCTTAACTTCTTTAAGTTCTCAATCATCACCTCATATCACAACTTATTGTCAATTATCACTACTCTCACTTTTTctccttctttttctttaacCATGCCACAAAATTGCATAGCACCAAAGCCAGAATACTTTAATAGTACTCTCTCTTTGGAAGGATCACCACACATGACTGATCCTCATAGCTCAAACAATGAACAATCATTACCAAAACTCATTATGTATCCCATAACTTTAAAGGTAATTAACAAGACTTAGTTTCAATAGtgtacataatataatatttgtaaCATACTATACTCATTATGTGTTCTATTTTGGTGTATGCAGTTTGAGGATTTGGTATACAAAGTGAAAGTAAACCAAAAAGAGAAGACTATACTGAATGGAATCACAGGTGTGGTGTGTCCAGGAGAAATACTAGCTATGTTAGGGCCATCAGGCAGTGGCAAAACAACACTCCTAACAGCACTCGGAGGCCGTCTCAACGGCAAACTAACCGGAAAAACCACTTACAACAATCAACCTTTCTCGGGTTCAATAAAAAGAAGAACAGGTTTTGTAGCTCAAGATGATGTTCTTTACCCTCACTTAACCGTTACCGAAACACTAGTGTTCACTGCACTTTTGAGGCTTCCTAAAACCTTAACAAGAGATGAAAAAGTTGTGCATGTAGAGAGAGTGATTTCTGAGTTAGGACTAAATAATTGTAGGAATAGTATGATTGGAGGACCACTTTTGAGAGGTATATCAGGTGGTGAGAAAAGGAGAGTGAGTATAGGACAAGAAATGCTTATAAATCCAAGCCTTTTGTTGCTTGATGAACCTACTTCTGGTTTGGATTCTACCACTGCTTTGAGAATCTTAAACACTATCAAAAAACTTGCTAGTGGTGGTAGAACTGTTGTTACAACCATTCATCAACCTTCAAGTAGACTCTACTATATGTTTGATAAGGTTGTGTTGCTATCTGAAGGGTGTCCTATCTATTATGGTCCTGCTTCAACTGCTCTTGAATATTTCTCATCTGTTGGTTTTTCCACTTCCGTGACTGTTAATCCAGCTGATCTTTTGCTTGATCTTGCCAATGGTAATAATCAATAACCATTATTTTATTCTTCGTTATTAACTAAAGTGACACTAATAGCCATTTTACGACTATCTCCGAGGGGATTTGAACTTTGTCCCTCGAGATTACAATGTCAGACTCTTACTACTGAACTGACACGTCACGGActttcaaaattcttttttacTCAAATGAAATATTCGGTAAATTGTCTTTTGAAGAAACAAATGCTAACAATGTCATgacaaaaatggaaaattgcaGGTATTGCACCAGACTCTAAGCATGTAACTGAACAAAGTGAGGCCTTGGAACATGAGAGGAAGACTGTGAGAGAATCTCTAATTTCAGCTTATGACAAAAACATAGCTCCAAGGCTAAAAGCCGAGGTTTCTAGCATGGAGGtgaacaacttcaacaacatcaCAAAAGATTCTTGCACAAGTAAGTGTTCATGTTCTATCTTTATacgaaaaaaaatccaaaaggaAAATATTACCCTTTTGGTTAATACTTATTTGTTTTAACTCTTACTATATTTTCGTAATAAATTAATGCAGGGAATCAAATAAATCCAGAACAATGGTGTACAAGCTGGTGGTATCAATTCACTGTACTATTACAAAGGGGTGTTAGGGAAAGAAGGCATGAAGCATTCAATAGGCTGAGAATATTCCAAGTCATAAGTGTAGCTTTTCTAGCTGGACTTTTGTGGTGGCATACACCAGCATCACACCTTGAAGATAGGGTAAGAaataatttcttcatcttttcggTACCAATCACTTGCGCTAGAACGGATGGACTAATACGaggtttatttatttgtaatgcAGACAGCTTTGCTATTTTTCTTTGCTGTTTTCTGGGGATTCTACCCTCTCTACAATGCAGTTTTCACATTTCCACAAGAAAGAAGAATGCTAATCAAGGAACGATCCTCAGGAATGTACCGTCTTTCATCGTACTTTCTAGCACGAACAATAGGAGACTTGCCACTAGAGCTAGCACTACCAACAGCATTTGTCATCATATTATATTGGATGGGAGGACTTAAACCTGATCCTGTCACTTTCATCCTTTCACTTCTTGTAGTTCTTTACAGTGTTGTTGTCTCTCAAAGTCTTGGATTAGCATTTGGTGCTATTTTGATGGAGATTAAACAAGCAACTACACTAGCTTCTGTGACAACACTTGTTTTTCTCATTGCTGGAGGATACTATATACAACAGATTCCACCTTTCATAGTTTGGCTTAAGTACTTAAGCTATAGCTACTACTGTTACAAGCTTCTTCTTGGTGTTCAATACAATGAAAATGATTACTATGAATGTTCAAAGGGAGAGTTGTGCAAGGTTATGGACTTTCCTCCAATTAAATCAATGGGATTGAATCATATGTGGGTTGATGTGTTCATCATGGCCTTGATGTTGTTTGGTTATAGATTAGTTGCTTACTTAGCACTTCGTAGGGTTAGGTAAATCTAAATTGTGGAAAGGAAAAGCTCATATACATATAGCATGAGAATTTGAAGCGTTTTTGTACTAATTCCATCTGAGGAATAATACTAGTTAGATGAATGAAGCTCTTTGAATGAAATCAACTCTTTATGACATGGTTGgatgtataatatttatttttttttaaacagtttTGGACTATCAGTGCATAATTAAATTCTGTAAATACTAGTTACAAATTCTATTTAGAACTACTTTGCATAAAATtcattgtaataaaaaaaaattcaactgcCTGAAAATAAGGTATATGCTGCATGATAAGAAGCACGAAAATTGCACAAGAAGTCCAAGATTGCAACTTGAGTACCCTTTATCCCACAAACAAAACTGTGGTTTATTTTGAGGCCTTTGAAACTACTGTGTTAGAACAGTTATCTAGTTCAAAAGTAAAAGGATGTGAAAAACACAAACAGAGAATAACACGATATTTGATCATGGAGTTTTAACAATTGTGTCTACGTCTCCGACTACAGTTGTATTCAAACTTAAGGGTTACATAACCAACCTGTCCACTTATCACTAAACTATGAGAGCAGTATCCACCACAGTtatgagaataatgttccaAAATGCACTAGTGGCCCATAACAAGGTGTGAAAACTGTTACAcagttttgttcaaaattaaaaactatgGTGCTTTAAAAAAAGCCTAAAAGCATTAATTAGCATACCATTCAATTAAAAGCGAGCCAATCAAGTAACATTCATTATGCAATGATTATATCAAGATAACGGCGTGAattgaaatcaaatcaaataattaagaagATTAAGATTAGTTAATGCAAGTAATGTAGAGTTAGactaaaataattgatatttgaAAGTGAGTGGATGACATcatatttcatctaaaaaaataagaaatgacacctaaaagatCCGTGTCATACTCTACTTCAGCATAGTGCATTATCCACTCTAATTATAATCACTTTGATGTTGGACTTAAGAAAGGACTACTATgcatgcttatgcaaaaaaaaaaaaaaaaaaacacagtaaCTTTTTCAACAGGTAGAGTTCAAGGGATGAGATCTAGAAATGGACCTGTCAATCAATTATTAGCTATGTTTAGAAAAGTAAATACTATGTCATTTATGGTTTAACTATGTGTGAGAAATGAAGAAGTGAAGAAGCAAAGTATGATGATTATATGATAAAAGTCACTTTAAGAGTTATATTCCATATATAAAGGAACATAATTATATCACCCTTGACATTTGTCATTTTCATTAGATGTTAGGTATTTAGTCatataagcaacaaaaaaagGAGTGATGGTGGTTACAAAGAGTTGTTTCTTTCAATGATTGAGGGTTTCATGATGgtttaataaatcaacaaagcTAAGGAAGTAGTTCTGGTATAGTCCAAAAGGGTGACCAAACCTGCACCAATTGGGTGGGCCAGATTGTCTGAGATCCACTTTGAGATTGAGTTGAGCTTATGGTGTCGTCGGAGTCTCGAATAGATCATTCACTAAACGCACATTGGTTTTTAGAGTACTCGAGTGATTGAGCTCAAGTGATTAATGAGTTTCACTTAAGGACAGATCGTTCACGAGAATCCGAATTCAAATCCTAAATGGAATAATTCATAGCCAGACTTTACATGTCACTTGTCTTCTAACTGAATTTAAGATTACCAAAATATGAGAGAACCAGAGGgttaacacaacaacaacaacaaaaatgacaCTATTGCCTTCCATTATACTAGGCTGCTAGCAATAGTTCAACCTTGGTAGTATAGTTATAGAGACATTTCCGATCTCAAcaacatatgtgaatatttatGAAAGTTTAACGAAGATTTGTCTGCAACTCATCTTATGTCTACCCTGACACTGTTGAGCTTCTGAAACCGAACTCGCCAAAACTTCTAAATTCTTATATGATAATAAAAGTAAGATTATCACAATGCCTACATCTCGAAGCAATATTTCTAAGCTACATCAAACTCATTTCCATTGTTTAGTTAGAAATTTGAATATTAAACCAAATTTAATTTTCCCATCTCCACCACTGTATCTTGTGTCGAAGTATTTCTAAGATTCAATCTTGTTATTTGACTATGTGCTTTTCTTACTTTGCAGCATATCACTGAACAATGATAATTagtaaatttattaattacaaTATAGGGCATATGCTTTTGTAACATTCCATTATTTACGATGGACACAATTCACTGTTTCAAATCAATGTTACAAATTCTAACAACCAAAAGAATTTCACCCTTCTGCCTTAAGAATCATGGCATCATCACCATTCAGTTAATCTTGTTTCAACCAAGCAAGAAATTTGtcaaaagtaaacaaaaaagATTCTATGTTTGGTACTTTGGTTTATGAACCAGATACCACAAGAGCTCAAGAATAATATGTTGGGGTTCAAATATTTTGCATGTGAGAAAAGCAAAGGCTGCATTCTGAGATTGGGAAGTCAATGTAGATGATGCTATATGTTGCAGCATATTGCATTTTTGTTCATACATCCAATGTGGTGTTACAGAAAGTTTCAAGAAATTAGTATTTGTACAAAGAGGTGTGTGGAAACAAGATCAGTTTATATCATGAAAACATGTTCAGATTTGTActgtataaaatatatattctctAACCAAATATTGAGGAATAAGTCTATGCTTTGAATTGGAATATCTTCATCCATACGTGAAATACAGTAAAAactgtatatattatattaattgtgTGAAACTGTGGATACACTGTATCTTCAATCTGATTATATTCTAATTGCATTTCTAAGAACATGGACACAGGATATGAGACAATTCACACTCAAAAACGTCAAGTTTTCACTCAATGTTGGCTGGGTGCGGAAATCCTCAATAATCAGTCACTCTTccctttttgttttgatttttaatttttttgacacatAAATATCGGAGGGAAGGTCAAAATGTCCAACTCATTTAAAATTAGCTATTATGTCACCTTGTGTATCCAACCAATTTTCCATGGATATTAGTCGGTGTTATAAACATGCGGCGAACACTAACTCAGCTTATAAAGTTGATATTGttatacatatttatttgaGTTGGATCACATGAGTGACCCGTAGTTATATGTGAGGCACCGTCCATTTGATGTCGCCAATCACTTGATCATTTATTTGTCTCCACTGTATGGCCACTTCATAGATTTGGGCATGATTTATCATCACCAAAATTTAGTCAAATTATAAGGTTGTCAATGCTAACATCTCCTTTGACCATTTGATGTGCATCTAAAAAGGTTCTACAAATTTAATCCTTGattaataacttaaaaaaaaaaattgattttttttttttttaaggaaaaaaaaaagactaattttTTCTTACACAATTATTCACTCAAATCATCATTATATAATGCCACTATTTAAAATTGGTTCATAAATATTTCCTCAAAAATGGCgtgtaaaaaatattacaatagaaatgttttttttctttttacaagacaaaaaattaatttgattatgaaattcaTAATTCGTcaccttttttctttctctgaAAAAATCATTCGAATCTACGTATTTTTAATTACCCGGTGACTGATTTAACCTGAGGAAGAGGAAGCCACTACACCGTGTTTCAGCCACCGGAA
Above is a genomic segment from Medicago truncatula cultivar Jemalong A17 chromosome 5, MtrunA17r5.0-ANR, whole genome shotgun sequence containing:
- the LOC11407067 gene encoding ABC transporter G family member 14 produces the protein MPQNCIAPKPEYFNSTLSLEGSPHMTDPHSSNNEQSLPKLIMYPITLKFEDLVYKVKVNQKEKTILNGITGVVCPGEILAMLGPSGSGKTTLLTALGGRLNGKLTGKTTYNNQPFSGSIKRRTGFVAQDDVLYPHLTVTETLVFTALLRLPKTLTRDEKVVHVERVISELGLNNCRNSMIGGPLLRGISGGEKRRVSIGQEMLINPSLLLLDEPTSGLDSTTALRILNTIKKLASGGRTVVTTIHQPSSRLYYMFDKVVLLSEGCPIYYGPASTALEYFSSVGFSTSVTVNPADLLLDLANGIAPDSKHVTEQSEALEHERKTVRESLISAYDKNIAPRLKAEVSSMEVNNFNNITKDSCTRNQINPEQWCTSWWYQFTVLLQRGVRERRHEAFNRLRIFQVISVAFLAGLLWWHTPASHLEDRTALLFFFAVFWGFYPLYNAVFTFPQERRMLIKERSSGMYRLSSYFLARTIGDLPLELALPTAFVIILYWMGGLKPDPVTFILSLLVVLYSVVVSQSLGLAFGAILMEIKQATTLASVTTLVFLIAGGYYIQQIPPFIVWLKYLSYSYYCYKLLLGVQYNENDYYECSKGELCKVMDFPPIKSMGLNHMWVDVFIMALMLFGYRLVAYLALRRVR